One Halobacteriovorax sp. GB3 genomic window carries:
- a CDS encoding QcrA and Rieske domain-containing protein has translation MAEETRQQLNRREFFSFVTVGWVAFTAALAGLGSLVFRYTYPNVNFEPEMDFIAGFPSEYEEGVDERWKNGFGVWMVRQEGKLVALSNICTHLGCVPNWLPAELKFKCPCHGSGYYMNGINFEGPAPRPLERYKIALTPEGKIKVDKTKIYRYEKGQWDHPDSYLAV, from the coding sequence ATGGCAGAAGAGACTAGACAGCAATTGAACAGAAGAGAGTTCTTTAGCTTTGTCACTGTAGGATGGGTTGCTTTCACTGCTGCATTAGCAGGGCTTGGAAGTTTGGTGTTTAGATACACTTATCCAAACGTTAATTTTGAACCAGAAATGGACTTTATCGCGGGATTCCCTTCGGAGTACGAAGAGGGTGTAGATGAGCGTTGGAAGAATGGTTTTGGTGTATGGATGGTTAGACAAGAAGGTAAGCTTGTTGCTCTATCAAACATTTGTACTCACCTAGGTTGTGTTCCAAACTGGCTACCGGCGGAATTAAAGTTCAAGTGTCCATGTCACGGTTCTGGTTATTACATGAACGGTATTAACTTTGAGGGCCCTGCTCCAAGACCACTTGAAAGGTATAAGATCGCTCTTACACCTGAAGGTAAGATCAAAGTTGATAAGACTAAGATCTACCGTTATGAGAAAGGTCAGTGGGATCACCCTGATTCGTATTTAGCAGTTTAA
- a CDS encoding Ppx/GppA phosphatase family protein encodes MKRASIDIGSNSILLLIAQESEEGIVEFVDESRITFLGKGIDKTGYFDKQSLEDSYRALEEYKEILRDHDISPENCVVTATEAARVAKDSRDFIENAAEKFGLNIQLISGSGEAFYTAYGVSASCNDSNFVIMDIGGASTELIKVQKEPFHIIDLISLPIGASRAIEWIQDEIFLEKFNGLMSEEIKNRFSTDKLVCVAGCMTSIGAMYLNLSDFQAKKVNDTIISNADFKKFIEKYSKYAPEKLLSEFPFLGKRAKVMKGGEQTAVSFIEALGVKQIQICTYGLRYGTLLKGKIDEQFMAR; translated from the coding sequence ATGAAACGTGCATCTATTGATATTGGCTCTAATAGTATTCTCCTTTTAATTGCACAGGAAAGCGAAGAAGGAATCGTTGAATTTGTTGATGAATCAAGAATTACTTTTTTGGGTAAAGGAATCGATAAAACAGGCTATTTTGATAAACAGTCGTTAGAAGATTCTTATAGAGCACTGGAAGAGTATAAAGAGATCCTTAGAGATCATGATATCTCTCCTGAAAATTGCGTTGTCACAGCTACTGAAGCTGCGCGAGTGGCGAAAGATTCACGAGATTTTATCGAAAATGCTGCAGAGAAATTTGGTTTGAATATTCAACTAATTTCAGGAAGTGGGGAAGCTTTTTATACTGCTTATGGTGTCTCAGCATCTTGTAATGACTCAAACTTTGTCATTATGGATATTGGTGGAGCATCAACAGAGTTAATTAAAGTTCAAAAAGAGCCTTTCCATATTATTGACTTAATTAGCTTACCTATTGGCGCTTCAAGAGCAATAGAATGGATTCAAGATGAAATCTTTCTTGAAAAATTTAATGGATTGATGAGTGAAGAAATTAAAAATCGCTTTTCAACAGATAAATTAGTTTGTGTGGCCGGTTGTATGACATCAATAGGTGCGATGTATTTAAACCTATCTGATTTTCAGGCCAAAAAAGTTAATGATACAATAATTTCAAATGCTGATTTTAAGAAATTTATTGAAAAGTATTCGAAATATGCCCCCGAAAAACTTTTGAGCGAGTTTCCATTTTTAGGGAAAAGAGCAAAAGTTATGAAAGGTGGTGAGCAAACAGCAGTATCTTTTATCGAGGCACTTGGAGTTAAGCAAATACAGATTTGTACTTACGGCCTTCGATATGGAACTCTTTTAAAAGGTAAAATAGATGAGCAATTCATGGCCAGGTGA
- the glmS gene encoding glutamine--fructose-6-phosphate transaminase (isomerizing) — protein sequence MCGIVGHLGPKNSVEVVLEGLRRLEYRGYDSAGVSFVDEHNDLQVHKKTGKIANLQSVLEGINLTARSCIGHTRWATHGEVNDQNSHPHSNDKISLVHNGIIENASELRDELRAKGYEFKSETDSEVFLALVVDGVNDGLEIIDSIIRAYSRVQGHSAFVVLNSETAEIFAIKSGAPLVCGINPISSEVLVSSDPYALAGMVEKLYFPEDKVLCHLSASNKNLLNFYELDKEKSKRYMSKKQDMTHDASDKGEFEHFMLKEIHEQPELVRSLAQYYFQGEGKESLDKAKELKANRFHICACGTAYYAGLVIKNYIEKYNRIPCDADLASEFRYRNPLINTSDLGLFISQSGETADTLAAQALCKESGLNTLSIVNTEGSTLFRDCSENLLIRAGIEIGVASTKAFTQQALTGRLFAAAMSEEYGSEEFKVKLASKFSLLAERIDQLLLRSEEIKKVAEEIYNFEGFFFTGRGVYFPIALEGALKLKEIAYVHAEGYASGELKHGPIALIDEKKVNIAIVGPELLDKAISNVQEIKARKGLIVTIGPRDHKGAMEVSDYYIPLDFEGLEELAPLYVNVVNQLLSYYMAKFKGTDIDKPRNLAKSVTVE from the coding sequence ATGTGTGGAATTGTTGGCCACTTAGGACCTAAAAATTCAGTAGAAGTTGTTTTAGAGGGTCTGAGAAGGCTTGAGTATCGTGGCTATGATTCGGCAGGTGTTAGCTTTGTCGATGAGCATAATGATCTTCAAGTTCATAAAAAGACGGGGAAAATTGCGAATTTGCAATCAGTTTTAGAGGGGATCAATTTAACTGCCCGCTCATGTATTGGTCACACTCGTTGGGCCACTCATGGTGAAGTGAATGATCAAAACTCTCACCCGCACTCAAATGATAAAATCTCACTGGTTCATAACGGAATTATTGAGAATGCATCTGAGCTTAGAGATGAGCTTAGAGCTAAGGGATATGAGTTTAAGTCAGAGACAGACTCTGAGGTCTTTCTTGCTCTTGTTGTTGATGGTGTAAATGACGGACTTGAGATTATCGATTCAATTATTCGTGCCTACTCAAGAGTTCAAGGACATTCAGCATTTGTTGTTCTCAATAGTGAGACAGCAGAGATTTTTGCAATTAAAAGTGGGGCTCCACTTGTTTGTGGTATCAATCCAATCAGTTCTGAGGTTCTTGTTTCTTCTGATCCGTATGCTCTTGCTGGAATGGTTGAGAAACTTTATTTCCCAGAGGATAAAGTTCTTTGTCACTTATCTGCATCAAATAAAAACCTTCTTAACTTCTATGAGCTAGATAAAGAGAAGTCGAAACGTTATATGAGTAAGAAGCAGGATATGACTCATGATGCATCTGATAAAGGTGAGTTTGAGCATTTCATGCTTAAAGAGATTCACGAACAACCAGAGCTTGTTCGTTCATTGGCCCAGTATTACTTTCAGGGTGAAGGAAAAGAATCACTTGATAAGGCGAAAGAGCTTAAGGCCAATCGTTTCCACATTTGTGCTTGTGGAACTGCTTATTATGCAGGTCTTGTTATTAAGAACTACATTGAAAAATATAATCGTATTCCATGTGATGCGGACCTTGCGAGTGAGTTTCGCTATCGTAACCCACTCATTAATACATCTGATCTTGGACTCTTTATCAGTCAATCAGGTGAAACAGCAGATACATTAGCTGCTCAAGCTCTCTGTAAAGAAAGCGGACTTAATACACTTTCAATTGTTAATACCGAAGGTTCAACTCTATTTAGAGACTGTTCAGAAAATTTACTGATTAGAGCAGGAATTGAAATTGGTGTTGCAAGTACGAAAGCTTTCACTCAGCAGGCCCTAACGGGAAGACTTTTTGCAGCAGCAATGAGTGAAGAGTATGGTAGCGAAGAATTTAAAGTAAAGCTTGCTTCTAAGTTTAGTCTTCTTGCTGAAAGAATTGACCAGCTACTTCTTAGATCTGAAGAGATCAAAAAAGTTGCAGAAGAGATTTATAATTTTGAAGGTTTCTTTTTTACAGGAAGAGGGGTTTATTTCCCAATTGCTCTTGAGGGTGCTCTTAAATTAAAAGAAATCGCTTATGTTCACGCTGAAGGTTATGCCTCTGGAGAGTTAAAGCACGGTCCAATTGCTCTTATTGACGAGAAAAAAGTTAATATTGCAATCGTTGGTCCTGAGCTTCTTGATAAGGCCATTTCAAACGTGCAAGAAATTAAAGCGAGAAAGGGATTGATCGTTACAATTGGTCCAAGAGATCATAAAGGTGCAATGGAAGTAAGTGATTATTACATTCCACTGGATTTTGAAGGACTTGAAGAGCTTGCGCCTCTATATGTAAACGTAGTGAATCAATTACTTTCTTACTACATGGCAAAGTTTAAAGGGACAGATATTGATAAGCCTAGAAACTTAGCCAAGTCTGTAACAGTAGAATAA
- a CDS encoding cytochrome b N-terminal domain-containing protein, with protein sequence MSGKGFADKVRETQVWKSIFRHGPPNNARNRASVIAGNVFLHLHPIKLKKSGVQLGYTWCMGGLTFFIFLALTVTGLLLMFYYRPTAEYAYNDIIALKEHVPLGIMREIHRWGAHAMVITVWLHMFRVFMTGSYKPPREFNWGVGVILLVLTLLLSFTGYLLPWDQLAIWAIAVGSNMAKATPFLGHGGPGAALAQIGDFVLVSDKNDVRFQLLAGRFVGEPALLRFYILHCVFIPLVVGTLIAVHFWRVRKDGGISAPL encoded by the coding sequence ATGTCTGGAAAAGGTTTTGCTGACAAAGTTCGTGAGACCCAGGTTTGGAAGTCGATCTTCAGACACGGGCCACCTAATAACGCGCGTAACAGAGCATCTGTTATTGCTGGAAACGTTTTTCTTCACTTACACCCAATTAAGCTGAAAAAGTCTGGTGTTCAGCTTGGATATACTTGGTGTATGGGGGGACTAACTTTCTTTATCTTCCTAGCTCTTACTGTTACTGGGCTTCTGTTAATGTTCTATTACAGACCTACAGCAGAGTATGCTTATAACGATATCATTGCCCTTAAAGAGCACGTGCCTTTGGGGATTATGCGTGAGATTCACAGATGGGGTGCCCACGCCATGGTTATTACCGTGTGGCTACACATGTTCCGTGTATTCATGACTGGTTCTTATAAACCACCTCGTGAATTCAACTGGGGTGTTGGTGTAATCCTTCTCGTTCTTACACTTTTACTTTCATTTACTGGTTACCTTCTTCCATGGGATCAGCTAGCGATCTGGGCGATTGCCGTTGGTTCAAACATGGCTAAGGCTACTCCGTTCTTAGGACACGGTGGTCCAGGTGCTGCTCTTGCTCAGATTGGGGACTTCGTTCTTGTATCTGATAAAAACGACGTTCGTTTCCAGCTTCTAGCAGGACGTTTCGTTGGAGAGCCAGCGCTACTAAGATTCTATATCCTTCACTGTGTTTTCATCCCTCTAGTTGTTGGAACGCTTATTGCGGTTCACTTTTGGAGAGTAAGAAAAGACGGTGGTATTTCTGCACCACTTTAG
- the mtnA gene encoding S-methyl-5-thioribose-1-phosphate isomerase: MQKVTPLEWKDECLYLIDQRKLPMEEIIVIAKNVEDTFNAIKDMVVRGAPLIGFTGIWGLVLALNESTSLDDFKASASYLNSARPTAVNLEFELKVCVEMATKYCAENGTLEGFKTLLEAHAINEMKVLHDKNLAMAKRAEQELKEVTGHEGPYTLMTICNTGYLACGPQGTALGIITYLHSKGKVKHVYASETRPYMQGVRLTAYELSKSGISHEVTVEGAFSYLLKEKNVDAIFAGADRIVANGDTANKIGTSSLSIVANHYNVPFYIAAPISSFDINMETGSEIPIEMRPEEEILEFKGIRVAPADSRALNPSFDVTDHKMIEGIFCENGLIKPVDKENVLKVLG, translated from the coding sequence ATGCAAAAAGTAACGCCATTAGAATGGAAAGACGAATGTCTATATCTTATTGATCAAAGAAAGCTTCCAATGGAAGAGATTATCGTAATCGCTAAGAATGTAGAAGACACCTTTAATGCGATAAAAGATATGGTGGTAAGAGGAGCTCCTCTTATTGGTTTTACCGGAATTTGGGGGCTCGTCCTCGCTTTAAATGAGAGCACAAGTCTAGATGACTTTAAAGCTTCTGCTTCATACCTCAATTCAGCTAGACCAACAGCTGTTAATTTAGAATTTGAATTGAAAGTATGTGTAGAGATGGCAACTAAGTATTGCGCTGAAAATGGAACTCTAGAGGGATTTAAGACACTTTTAGAAGCCCATGCAATTAATGAAATGAAGGTTCTTCACGATAAAAATTTGGCCATGGCAAAGAGAGCAGAGCAAGAACTTAAAGAGGTAACTGGTCACGAAGGTCCTTATACTCTCATGACAATTTGTAATACGGGCTATTTAGCCTGTGGACCTCAAGGTACTGCCCTTGGCATTATCACTTATCTTCACTCTAAGGGGAAGGTGAAACATGTTTATGCCTCTGAGACTCGACCTTATATGCAAGGTGTACGTTTAACTGCTTATGAACTTTCAAAGAGTGGAATCTCTCATGAGGTTACTGTTGAGGGTGCGTTCTCATATTTATTAAAAGAAAAAAATGTGGATGCTATCTTTGCAGGTGCAGATCGTATTGTTGCAAATGGTGACACTGCTAATAAGATTGGTACTTCAAGTCTAAGTATCGTTGCAAATCATTATAATGTTCCATTTTATATCGCCGCTCCAATAAGTTCATTTGATATCAACATGGAGACAGGAAGTGAAATACCTATTGAGATGAGGCCAGAAGAAGAAATTCTAGAATTTAAAGGTATTAGAGTAGCACCTGCTGACTCTAGAGCTTTAAACCCGAGCTTTGATGTTACGGATCACAAAATGATTGAAGGAATCTTTTGTGAAAATGGTTTGATAAAGCCTGTCGATAAAGAAAATGTTTTAAAAGTTTTAGGGTGA
- a CDS encoding Crp/Fnr family transcriptional regulator, with protein MSNSWPGEGPTPVDFKKGQVLYTEGEQSHFVYLIKSGSVSLVKENDDRLIVIAKLSKQSFVGLDSYFANESRKDTAIATEDTEAFVIKRQDLNSAMKSFPDWVRNLMKTMGERLESTMDVLRAHKIFDDSDGVSLEFQPEEEVHFKKAILEYKKKKGL; from the coding sequence ATGAGCAATTCATGGCCAGGTGAGGGTCCAACTCCAGTTGATTTTAAAAAGGGGCAAGTTCTCTATACTGAAGGAGAGCAGTCGCACTTTGTTTATCTTATTAAAAGTGGCTCAGTCTCTCTTGTAAAAGAAAATGATGATCGCTTGATAGTGATCGCGAAGCTTTCTAAGCAGAGTTTCGTAGGGCTCGATTCATATTTTGCTAATGAATCAAGAAAAGATACTGCGATTGCAACAGAGGATACAGAGGCTTTTGTTATTAAAAGACAGGACTTAAACTCTGCAATGAAATCATTTCCTGACTGGGTTAGAAACTTGATGAAAACAATGGGTGAGAGACTCGAATCGACAATGGATGTCCTAAGAGCACATAAAATATTTGATGATTCTGATGGAGTGTCTTTAGAGTTTCAACCAGAGGAAGAAGTTCATTTTAAAAAAGCAATTCTAGAATATAAAAAGAAGAAAGGTCTTTAA
- a CDS encoding thiolase family protein has product MSLNKGKRVFLIAGKRTPFGKFGGSLKDITPVDLAVYAGKSLLEETGVMADKIDQVILGNVITSSTDTMYGGRHLALKLGCVEKTPGMVVNRLCGSGIQSILDATRLIKLDEANCVLAGGTENMSMTPHLTFGGRFGTKYGGLKSVDMLLDALTDKFSNTPMGITAENLAKKLEVTRDQSDEFSYQSHLKATKAYEDNLLQGELCKIELKRGSCEKDEHIRTDVSLEQMTTLRPSFDKEGVVTPGSASGIVDGAAVVLVASEEFCEKEGITPIAEIVDGHVIGVDPSIMGIGPSPAITELLERNKLSLNSIDLFEINEAFAAQALACVKDLSLPMEKLNVWGGSVAIGHPLAATGTRITTTLARQMKHYDVKMGIASACIGGGQGIALLLKSC; this is encoded by the coding sequence ATGTCCTTAAATAAAGGGAAAAGAGTCTTTCTTATTGCTGGTAAAAGAACGCCATTTGGAAAGTTTGGGGGGTCTTTAAAGGATATTACTCCAGTAGATTTAGCTGTTTATGCAGGTAAGTCACTTCTTGAGGAAACAGGAGTGATGGCCGATAAAATTGATCAAGTAATTCTTGGAAATGTAATCACATCCTCAACAGATACTATGTATGGTGGGCGCCACCTCGCACTTAAGTTAGGTTGTGTTGAAAAAACTCCTGGAATGGTGGTCAATAGACTTTGTGGATCAGGTATTCAGTCTATTCTCGATGCAACTCGTCTCATAAAGTTAGATGAAGCGAATTGTGTTCTTGCTGGTGGAACTGAAAATATGTCAATGACACCTCATTTAACTTTTGGTGGGCGCTTTGGCACAAAGTATGGAGGATTAAAATCTGTGGACATGCTTTTGGATGCCTTAACGGATAAATTCTCAAATACACCTATGGGAATCACAGCTGAAAATCTAGCAAAGAAGCTTGAGGTAACTCGTGATCAAAGTGATGAGTTCTCTTACCAGTCGCACTTAAAGGCCACGAAAGCTTACGAGGATAATCTATTACAAGGGGAGCTTTGTAAGATAGAGCTTAAAAGAGGTTCTTGTGAAAAAGATGAACATATAAGAACTGACGTGTCGCTAGAACAGATGACAACACTTAGACCTTCATTTGATAAAGAAGGTGTTGTGACTCCTGGATCTGCATCTGGAATTGTCGATGGCGCTGCCGTTGTTCTCGTTGCTTCCGAAGAATTTTGTGAGAAAGAGGGAATCACTCCAATTGCAGAAATTGTTGATGGTCATGTCATTGGGGTAGATCCTTCAATTATGGGAATTGGACCTTCTCCTGCAATTACAGAATTGCTTGAAAGAAATAAACTTTCTCTAAACTCAATTGATCTTTTTGAAATTAATGAGGCCTTCGCTGCCCAGGCCTTGGCCTGTGTTAAAGACCTTTCGCTTCCGATGGAAAAGTTAAATGTATGGGGAGGTTCTGTTGCAATTGGTCACCCCCTCGCAGCAACCGGAACTCGAATCACTACTACATTGGCGCGTCAGATGAAGCATTATGATGTGAAAATGGGAATCGCATCTGCCTGTATTGGCGGAGGTCAGGGAATAGCGCTCTTGTTAAAAAGTTGCTAG
- a CDS encoding FliG C-terminal domain-containing protein, whose protein sequence is MENNQGTIFINGKQQVIDMLQFMTEEERMVLVKNIYNRNPQLANELFEKSLKFESIASLTNDDLQRLLGYTNAQVMGVALKGVPQNLQRRVLSLAQRSYAEEAFKVMNSTLRNEARDVTRAQDRIVSTLISLSKKKVIKLQ, encoded by the coding sequence ATGGAAAACAACCAAGGTACAATTTTTATCAATGGTAAACAACAAGTAATCGACATGCTCCAGTTTATGACTGAAGAAGAAAGAATGGTTCTTGTGAAAAATATTTACAATAGAAATCCGCAATTAGCTAATGAGCTCTTTGAAAAGAGTTTAAAATTTGAAAGTATTGCCAGCTTAACAAATGATGATCTTCAAAGATTGCTTGGGTATACAAATGCACAAGTGATGGGAGTTGCTCTTAAAGGAGTTCCCCAAAATCTTCAAAGAAGAGTGCTCTCTTTGGCCCAAAGAAGCTACGCAGAAGAAGCTTTTAAAGTAATGAATTCAACTTTAAGAAACGAAGCTCGCGATGTGACAAGAGCGCAGGATAGAATCGTTTCGACACTGATCAGTCTTTCTAAAAAGAAGGTCATTAAGCTACAATAG
- a CDS encoding ATP-dependent helicase: MQLDGLNKQQKEAVLNTEGPTMILAGAGSGKTRTLVTRISYMLEELHVSPYQVLALTFSNKAAKEMRDRVSTLVKSDIGALQITTFHAFCARVLRSEANYLGLSKNFTIYDTSESKAVAKAILGRHGISLKEVSPYEVLYYIDDLKNNGHYVDRDENLEDFETDKSDPFYGYYKEYEAELHKANATDFGGLITGVLKLFEKYPDVLKRYQERFRYLLVDEYQDTNRAQFDLVKKLSNIHQNICVVGDEDQSIYSWRGADIRNILDFEETFSNATLLKLEQNYRSSKNIIEAASCVISRNTQRKGKTMWTDNPEGESVEVVECQNDKQEAEFVAGQVKKLIKEGIPCKEIAVFYRTNSQSRIIEDYLRRDNTPYRVVGGVKFYERKEIKDLIAYMRLVVNGKDSLALSRIINVPARGIGATSLRKLETEAITSGSSLWEVICDIVDNPEKYSHLRLSAKIKSSLSSFTHLINEVKIKEEEGAAPSDLYEKLLHESGYYNFLKSSKDYESMARIENLEEMTSAICQFEDTNERPSLTSFLETITLDQSSTEDEALDTGEVSLMTIHGAKGLEFLYVFVTGAEENVFPSYRSLDDGEIGIEEERRLFYVAMTRAMERLYITFAQARMLFGQLKFNGPSRFINEIPEKYYLWRKATGGVLSKGSSFDRDWDDFSQENPFDDDVVFQVGNSATSTPSDMPKAKYPKGSKVVHTLYGEGLILNSEGFGTDEKVTIQFSDGARKKFMVKFAPLTLL; the protein is encoded by the coding sequence GTGCAACTTGATGGATTAAATAAACAGCAAAAAGAAGCGGTCTTAAATACTGAAGGCCCTACGATGATCTTAGCTGGTGCTGGATCTGGAAAAACGAGAACACTTGTTACAAGAATCTCGTATATGCTGGAAGAGTTGCACGTTAGTCCTTATCAAGTTTTAGCCTTAACCTTTTCAAATAAGGCGGCAAAGGAGATGCGCGATCGAGTTTCAACACTTGTTAAAAGTGATATTGGAGCGCTACAGATTACGACATTTCACGCCTTCTGTGCTCGAGTTCTTAGAAGTGAAGCAAATTACTTAGGACTCAGTAAGAATTTTACAATTTATGATACTTCAGAATCTAAAGCCGTTGCCAAGGCTATTCTCGGTCGACACGGAATTAGTTTGAAAGAAGTTTCTCCCTATGAAGTTCTCTACTACATTGATGATTTGAAAAATAATGGTCATTACGTCGATCGCGATGAAAATCTTGAAGATTTTGAAACGGATAAATCTGATCCGTTTTATGGATATTACAAAGAGTACGAAGCAGAGCTTCACAAGGCGAATGCTACTGACTTTGGAGGACTCATTACAGGAGTCCTAAAACTGTTTGAAAAGTATCCAGATGTACTTAAAAGATATCAAGAAAGATTTCGTTATCTTTTAGTTGATGAGTACCAAGATACAAACCGCGCTCAATTTGATCTCGTAAAGAAACTTTCAAATATTCATCAAAATATTTGTGTTGTAGGGGATGAAGACCAGTCGATTTATTCATGGCGTGGGGCCGATATTAGAAATATTTTGGATTTTGAAGAGACATTTTCTAATGCAACACTACTAAAACTAGAACAAAACTACCGTTCCTCTAAAAATATCATTGAAGCAGCTTCTTGTGTGATTTCTAGAAATACTCAGAGAAAAGGGAAAACAATGTGGACAGATAATCCTGAAGGGGAATCTGTTGAAGTTGTTGAATGTCAAAATGATAAACAAGAGGCAGAGTTTGTAGCTGGCCAAGTAAAAAAATTAATTAAAGAAGGCATTCCTTGCAAAGAAATTGCTGTCTTCTATAGAACAAATTCGCAGTCGAGAATTATAGAAGATTATCTAAGAAGAGATAATACTCCATATAGGGTTGTCGGTGGAGTAAAATTCTATGAGCGTAAAGAAATTAAAGACTTAATTGCTTATATGCGACTTGTAGTTAACGGAAAGGACTCTTTGGCGCTTAGTCGGATTATCAATGTTCCGGCAAGGGGAATTGGTGCGACAAGCCTTAGAAAGCTGGAAACTGAAGCAATCACTTCTGGTAGCTCTCTTTGGGAAGTTATTTGTGACATTGTTGATAACCCCGAAAAATATAGTCATTTGAGGTTGAGTGCAAAGATTAAGTCTTCATTAAGTTCTTTTACTCATTTAATTAATGAAGTGAAGATTAAAGAAGAGGAAGGTGCAGCTCCAAGTGATCTTTATGAAAAGCTACTTCATGAATCTGGTTACTATAACTTTCTAAAATCAAGTAAAGACTATGAATCAATGGCAAGAATTGAAAACCTGGAAGAAATGACAAGTGCAATTTGCCAATTTGAAGATACAAATGAAAGACCTAGTCTCACTAGCTTTCTTGAGACAATCACATTAGATCAATCTTCTACTGAAGATGAAGCTCTTGATACTGGTGAAGTGTCTTTAATGACCATTCACGGGGCAAAAGGACTCGAATTCCTCTATGTCTTTGTTACTGGAGCTGAGGAAAATGTTTTTCCAAGTTATAGAAGCTTAGATGATGGGGAAATTGGAATTGAAGAGGAGAGAAGGCTTTTCTATGTTGCTATGACTAGGGCAATGGAGAGACTCTATATCACTTTCGCTCAAGCACGAATGCTATTTGGTCAGCTAAAATTTAATGGACCAAGCCGCTTTATTAATGAAATTCCAGAAAAATACTATTTATGGAGAAAGGCCACAGGTGGTGTTTTATCTAAAGGTTCTTCATTTGATAGGGACTGGGATGACTTTTCTCAAGAGAATCCTTTTGATGATGATGTCGTCTTTCAGGTTGGAAATTCTGCGACTTCTACACCTTCAGATATGCCGAAGGCTAAATACCCAAAGGGATCAAAGGTTGTTCATACTCTCTATGGAGAAGGCCTTATTTTAAATTCTGAAGGTTTTGGTACAGATGAGAAGGTTACAATTCAATTTAGTGATGGGGCCCGTAAGAAGTTTATGGTTAAATTTGCTCCTTTAACTTTGCTTTAA
- a CDS encoding HEAT repeat domain-containing protein has translation MAKNNNPVDKKMLENPFVGSLVVPIAIVLVGALVIFGVTKMLSTDQSYKDLVREMQSKQFGNKWVSALELSKLIASNKIPEEDIPWLVENLSHVYKNTVDSRTRDFVVVALGALRNPLALELLQTAVKDTDKNVQFHAVVALGNIPQGVTVDWTDVLNFLEAEDHGIKQAAILALGTHRVAEAEPKLQGLLSDDGRGVRFAAGTSLVYFKNENALPVIKEILSLEFTPSQDKNKSPLFSVEQIAALKLNILNAVSKSEWKAPLDLIQEISTNDKDVKVVSKAKEVLKQLKK, from the coding sequence ATGGCCAAAAACAATAATCCAGTTGATAAAAAAATGCTCGAGAATCCTTTCGTGGGAAGTCTTGTTGTTCCAATCGCAATCGTATTAGTAGGTGCACTCGTTATTTTCGGTGTTACGAAAATGCTCTCTACTGATCAATCATATAAAGACCTCGTTCGCGAAATGCAGTCAAAGCAATTTGGGAATAAGTGGGTATCAGCACTAGAACTATCTAAATTAATTGCAAGTAATAAGATTCCAGAGGAAGATATCCCTTGGTTAGTTGAGAACCTTTCTCATGTATATAAGAATACAGTTGACTCTAGAACAAGAGATTTTGTTGTAGTCGCTCTTGGAGCTCTTAGAAATCCTCTTGCGTTGGAACTTTTACAGACTGCGGTAAAAGATACAGACAAGAATGTTCAGTTTCACGCTGTTGTGGCCCTTGGAAATATACCACAGGGTGTCACAGTTGATTGGACAGATGTTCTAAATTTTCTTGAAGCAGAAGATCATGGAATCAAGCAAGCGGCTATTTTAGCCCTTGGGACGCACCGTGTTGCAGAAGCTGAGCCAAAGCTTCAAGGACTGTTGTCAGACGATGGTCGCGGTGTTCGCTTTGCTGCCGGAACATCATTAGTTTACTTTAAAAATGAAAATGCATTACCAGTTATTAAAGAGATTTTATCACTAGAATTTACTCCTAGTCAGGATAAGAATAAATCGCCATTATTTAGTGTAGAGCAAATTGCAGCTTTAAAACTGAATATACTTAACGCGGTTAGTAAGTCTGAGTGGAAAGCTCCTTTGGATTTAATTCAGGAAATTTCTACAAACGACAAGGATGTAAAGGTTGTATCTAAGGCCAAGGAAGTTTTAAAACAGTTGAAAAAGTGA